CTAAGGTTCTCTAAGCTGAAGGGGAAAAGGCTCAGAAGGCTAGAACACCGAATGAGGAATGAGAGAGAAGTTGAGCCACTAGCCTGAAGAACAGACAAGCATTAAGAACCAAATATGTTTCTCTCTGTACACTCTAAACTTTCAGGCTGCCATGGAAGCCATGGGAATTCTGATTGTTCCACTTCAGGCCCCAGAGACCTCAGTTCCAGCGTTTGGAGCTTCCCTCTCTAACTTCTGTGTCATGGCAACCACCAAGACTAGCTGAAAAGCAAGCGTGAGTGCTCTCATTAACTTTTCCCCTGAGTCCTCATTGACCCCAGCTACCAACCAAAGTATAAAATCTACCAATCTGACTGGAGTATACTTAGCAACCAGCCAACCCCATTTCACAAGAAAATCTCTTCCAGGGTCTCCAGGTCTCTCTTACCAAACCTCATACTTCATAGATGCTGTCTGCTGAGACAGGGAATTTCTCGAGAAGGCCAGAGGCCACCAACCAGCAGTGTTGTGTTGTTCCAGTGTCTACTGAGGCCTAACAACGTCATGCTCCCAGAACAGCAGTGACAACACTCATAAGGGGCCCACAGCAGTGCCTGGGAACTGAAGCAGGAACCCTCACGGCACAAGAAATGCAGATTTTGTTCCCAGCGCCTGACAGCAAAGAAGACAGTTCCTGCAGAAACAACACTGCTGCCTGGGAGCCTAAGTCTGAAACAGTTAGGGAAGGCTCCCAGTGCAGGCTCCAATTTCCAGAAGGTTAAGCACTAGGGTCTCCTGGCCCCAAAGGTGAGGCTCCCATGCCCATAGCAACCAGGCCATTCTTGCAGGGAgaactatttttataaatttatttattttattttattttatttttggctgcgttggatcttcattgctgcgcgcgggctttctttagttgcagcgagcgggggctactctttgttgcggtgcatgggcttctcattggggtggcttctcttgttccggagcacgggctctaggaatgcaggcttcagtagttgtagcacgcaggctcagtagttgtggctcgcagactctagagtgcaggttcagcagctgtggcacatgggcttagttgctccgtggcatgtgggatcttcccggaccagggctcgaacccatgtcccctgcattggcaggcagattcttaaccactgcggccaccagggaagcacaagaACTATTTTTAGAGCGCTTTGAGAATTTTCAGAGCATTGACAGCTTGAAAATTGTTTTGCCATGGCGGGAGAGGACCCTCCTGGGAGAAGCTGTCTCTGGTCCAGAGGCTAGGTGAATTGCCCTTCCTCCAAGTTACCAGTCCCCTGTGCCTTCCTGCCCTGGACACACTGTGAGGCTGCTGTCTTATGTCTTGTGTATTTTCCTCCTTCCGCCAGGATGTGGGTTCCCAGAGCCAGGCCATATTCTTCTTGCACCCTCAGCAAAGCCCACTTAACCAGGGGCTGCGATATTGAGGGCAGCTTCCCACACCCGGGGCCCTCACGTCAACCCCAGAGAAACTCTTCTGGGCCAGACTCCACAATCCTCAGGCCTCCGCGGCGCTAGGGGGCGCTGTGGAAGCTCGGTCCACGCTCCCCGGGATCCTGGGACCGAGGTCGCCCGCCCCAACGGCGCGATGGGCTCCGAGGCGGCCCAGCTGTTGGAGGCGGCTGACTTCGCGGCTCGCAAGCACCAATGGCAGCGGCGGAAGGACCCCGAAGGGACCCCCTACATCAATCACCCTATCGGTGGGCGCGCCGCCGGGGGAGCAACGGCTGTAGCATCTAGGGGGTGGGGACCGGGAAGGGAACCTCATCGAGCACCTAGTCCGTACCAGtccttgtgccaggcactgttcgtGACGCACCACAACCTGGGGCGGTAGGCATGATTGTTCCCTTTGTACAGTGAACATCCAAAGAAGAGTAAaggacttccccaaggtcacccagctagtgagGGGCCACATCTGGCTCTACAAAACCCACAACACGCCGCCCTGGGACTCCCTTCTGTCTGACTTCCTGCTTTGCCCCGTCAGGTGTGGCTCGTATCCTGACCCACGAGGCAGGAATCTCTGACATTGTGGTGTTACAGGTAACTTTCCTCCTCTGCTAGGAGGCTGGGGTGCGGGTCAGGGGCCCCATTCAGCTCTGGGTTCCCCTTGGCAGGCGTCAGAGGACTGAGTGAGAGCCTGTCCCCAGGCAGCCCTGCTCCATGACACGGTGGAGGACACAGACACCACCCTGGATGAGGTGGAGCTGCACTTCGGGGCACAAGTGCGGCGTCTGGTGGAGGAGGTAACAGATGACAAGACTCTGCCCAAGCTGGAGAGAAAGCGGCTGCAGGTGGAGCAGGCACCCCACAGCAGCCCCGGGGCCAAACTGGTGAAGCTGGCAGACAAACTGTACAATCTGAGGGACCTGAATCGCTGCACCCCAGAGGGTATGCTCCTCCACCTGCTCTGAGGGGACGGGGAGGGGTATCCACCTTCTGAAGGCACAGCTTGGTCACTTCCCCTGAAAAAAAGCCCGGGTGTTCTTGTTAATTCCCTAGACTAATCTTAGTAGACCACTCTGATCTTCTTTCATACACTCGAAATGCAGTACCTGGGCAAGGGGGAAGTTTTCAGAACAAATCCGTCCGTCAGGAACTCATCTCACAGCCCTGCACCAAGCCCTCCAGGAAGTGGGCAAAATCCAGTGCCTTCCTGGACGTCAACATGAGCAGTTTTCTGTCCATTCTTATGCAGGATGGTCCGAACACCGAGTCCAGGAATACTTCGAGTGGGCAGCACAGGTGGTGAAGGGGCTTCAGGGGACAAACCAACAGCTGGAAGACGCTCTAAAGCAGCTGTTTAAGGAGCGGGGGCTGACGCTCTGAGCAGTATTTGGAGCCATCCAGTGGCACAGACTCCATCCTTGCCCAGGCCAGAGAAGATTCATACTTCAGCCTTTCGGTGCCTCCCGAGCTTCCTCCCTGGTTCACTCAGCCCAGGTATTAGAGACCAAATACACGTGTCCTTTCTCACTCTGAAGATCTGCCAACTAAGCTGAGCCCCAGATTGTGGGATGATGCGCCCCACCCATTTCTAATGCATTCACTGCCCTTCTCCAGGCCTTGGGTCTGATTGCACGGTGGGATCTCTGGCCCCTCAGGGACTTGGGCTTATATATAAACGCTAGTTCAAAAGTcattatgcaaaataaaacatttggatAAAGGTTTGAGTTGCTGCTGCTCCTTCTCCAGCCTCCCCATTGGGGAACcgatgggggggagggggggatacCTGCCCTTCAGTAGGGCAGGGTTCCAACTGTGTGCCCCTGGGACAGATCCCTCAGGTTGAGGGCCTCAACCCCTCGGAGACTGGCTTCCTTATCAGTAAGATAGGTTGTGTAATTATCAGGGCTGGATTATGTGACGTGCCTGACACACAGGTATTCAAAAATTGGTAGGCTTCTTCATTAAGAAAGTTGGATGGGTTGACAGATACATTGGAAAGGAGTGCCAACCTGCTTCCTGGCAGCTCTTGCTGAGCACGGGAGAGTCCCCAGAAGCAACACGATAGGGCCGGTGGGGGACCGCGGGTCCCTCAAACCCCGGGTTGCAACGGAAACTTGCCGAAGTTTGCATCCCACCCCCAGTTTCCCCTTCATCACATCTCGGGTTCCTTTGGTTGCTAAGCGACAGGAACTTCCGGGCGCTTCGGGAAGTGGCCCGGGAACTGACCCACCCTTGGAGCCCGGCGGTGGGCGGGATCTGGGCGAGGGGGCGGAGCTTTTCAAGGTGTCCGCCTGAAGGGATCCCCAACTGATCGGTTTTTTGGTCGGTGCTGAGAAGCTGAGGCCTATTAGCCCACTTGAAAAGGGTACATCTGTGAGGATGAGGAGGTTGTTAGGTCAAAGGCCACTTCGTGGTCACGAGGTGCTTGATGTTTTACAAAACCTTTTCACAGGTGTTACCTCATCTGTTCTTTATAATAACCAGATGAGATAGGCAGGGTAgggattattctcattttactgagATGAAATATGAAGCTCTCGGAGGTGAGAAGACTTGTTAATGATCAACAAGACCAGAATCCCTCTCTTTTTTTACCACACTGCTGGGCCTTTTTAACCAGACAAAAATGACCACAATTGAGGTTAGCTCCAACCACGCTGGACATAGTAAAGATCAAGTCTGAAGAGGCTAGTGGATCTGGATTATGAGTCTGGCCTCCCTAGATAACCTGTTTGATCTGAGCCAAtagagtggattttttttttattcaataatttttaaaaataatcagagacTTTTGGAAAAGTTGGAAGTACAACATAAGTAACTTTTTCACCTGAACCATTTGAGATTAACTTGCTGACCTGATGGCCTATCACCCCTAAGTACTTTAGTATTTGGACAAAGAAATTCTCCTGCATAAACCAAACTACAACCATCAACATCAGGAAATTAATGTTAATACCTTACTACCCTAACTCTCTGATTATAGGGGGCTTCACAATTGTATGCTTAGTTTGGCTTTTGCTGGGCTGGGAATCAAAAGGTTTACTTCCAGCCTAGAATTAGAATGACAACAAAGAGATTCCTGGCTACCCCGAGGATCTGTCCTCAACTGGTCTCCATTTCTCTGGAGCTGCATGGCCTCGTCTTCTGTTCATGGCTGTAGCTGTTCTCTCCATTCTTAGTCAAAGAAGGTTTCCTCTTGTTTTGAGTATGACCAtgtttttacattaaatatatatatatatatttattttggccgctccgggtcttagttgtggcatgcgattgggatccagttccccaaccagggatcaaacccaggccccctgcattgggagcacggagtcttaaccactggaccaccagggaagtcccttgctttTCCCTGTTTCATATTTTGTTTAGCATTCTTAGGCATTAGGAGTTGAGGGGGCAGCAGTACAGGTGTGCTTACTCATCTAGTTTGAATGCAAGTCCCCAGGCATTCTGACAAGAAAACCTGTCTTTCCCCCACTGAGCTTCTCAGGCCTCCACACCCAATGCTGTGTCTTACATCTTCATCCCTGTCATGTTCCAAATGCCAAGGAGGCCTCATCCCCAACCCCACATAGGCTTCCTGTGCCTAGGCTACCTAATTTCAGAGTTCTTTCCTTCCAGATTTATTCTCAACTAGGGATGTCTAAGTCAGGAGCCAAAATGGATGGACACTCTGCAGCACTTGGTCCTGGCAACTATTATGATCAAATCAGATTTCCCACTGACCCTAAGTAAAATTGAGGTTTGCTGTGAAGGATCTTGTCTctcatctatcttttttttttttttcccctatgagAATTGCTCCTTGAAGTGTTTGTACGCATTTTTGTTAGGGAGAAACAAAAATTTAGTTCAGAGATCTCTTTTGGATGGTTAGCCTCATTCCTACCACCCAGACTatgatttcctttctctgtgaGGGCCTGAGTGTCATTAGCTAACCACAGTGACAAGGGAGTGTGGTAAGGTCAATTTCAGGTAAAGATGCCACTCTCTCCACACAGCTCATACCCATCCCCTAGGCAAGCCAAATCAGGGCACTGTGTGGGCCTGGCCCACCCTGCTTGGGGGGACTCAGCTCTTACAGTTTGAGTCTGCCTTTCTCTTCATGGTTCCAGCTGGCCATACAGCCCTCCCTTCTTCATGGAAACAGTATGATTCTATGGATGGAGAATTGCAGAGAGGAACAGAATCCTATCCATTTCCAGTGGCTGAAGTTGCTTCTGTTATGtcctggttcctttttttttttttaatgtgttttatgtCACTGAAAATTGATTTGTTCAATAACCTGGTATCGATATTGCATACTGGAAAGAACATTTAATTGGCTTTGCCACTGACATAGGTGAGTTCATGTAACCTCTGTGGGTCTCAGttcctcattagtaaaatgagagggttggaCTAAATGGCCTCTATGTGCCCTTCTAGAACTAACATCATACATGTTTGTAATTGAAGAGAAATTCCGTATTACTTAACAGAGGATCTTGCATTGAAAGCAGGCCCTGTTGGGGCAAAGGGTGTCTGCCCCCTGGGCTCACTCTTTCCGCCTGAGTTCTCCCTCACTCCTAAGGTccctggttgattttttttttttttaagaaacactcATAAATAGCTTATTAGAAATTGTGTGTGTCAGATTATCAAATTATATTGACACAATGATTTTTAAGTTCTTTCCAATTCCAGAGTATGGTTTATAGGTTAATTTACTTATATTCTTAACTCCAGGCATTGATCTAAGAAACAGACCAACACTTTAGCCTATGGTCTCTACAAAGGCTGTAGTTTTCTGCACATCACATTTTATAAACTgaattacatatacacataatttaatttttaaacatttttggacTGGAAAGGTGCATTTTTCCTACTTGATACCATAAAGGGAAGTCTGTCAGAATGGAGATGGTACAGTTATCAGAGTTCATAAGACAATAATACTTGCAACAAATGGGATCTAAATAACTGTAAAACTGAGTGTCCTTTAAGAAATGGAAGCTGAAAAGTATATTCAAAAGATTTCAATCAAGCACAAGTAATCCACTTTCCTGAACTGCAAACACTTTCTCAAGTACATATAAGGGATCCGGTTCCGGTTTTGATGTAACCCTCAGAACTGTGAGGCCTCAGGGCCAGAGCACCGTGGGAAAGGGTTGCCGCTAGCCTTAAAATAGTAGGCCCCTTTCCAAATTACATGTGCAGAAgactcacctgggagcttgttaagaATGCAGATTCTTTGGCCCCTCCTCCCAGAGACTGGTCCAATAGGTTCTGCTAAGGAATCCGTCTCTCCTCTCGTGCACTAAGGaagggttttggtttttgctCTTGTTTCAGGTCGGTCTCTGGGATCCGTGGCTCTGCCGCACAGATGCCCATTTCAGCCTGCGGGCTGAAGGAGGAGCCCCAGTCAGGGCAGGCCAGGAAGCTGGACTTTCAACAAGGAATTCTGGTGATTCTGGACCACACCTTGAGCAATGCTGCCTTATGGAGTTCTAAAAGGCCAGTGTGTAGGAGTAAACATTTCAGTTCCTGGCAGATGAATAACTTCACTGCACATCTAAGACCTCCAGAGAGAACAGCCTTTATTCTGCTAATTTCCTCGGGGGTTCACAGATTCTGCCTTATCATTTGATTACAAATTACATTATACTTGCATATAACGCCTGCTATAGTGTAACCGCTTAGAATCCTTTACTAATATGATACTtcatatttactgagctcttatatgtaccaggcactgtgctaagcacttcacaCTGATAAACTTCATTCTTTCACTATGATGTAGACAGGATTCCATGTGCCCTGGCCTGCTGCTGGCAGCAACGCCCTTGGATGACCTGGAAGAACTCAGCTGGTCACTGCTGAATCTTTAGGTTGCTGCTTAGCAGGCCCCAGTGACTTGTTCCAAGGAGCCCAAAGCAAGCTATTCTCCTAAAGTAACTGTACTCACCAATTTTTGAAGcgctgcaaatattttctcccaaatctGTCATTTGTGTTTTAACCTTGGTGGTTTCCATCATATGCaaactttcaatatatttttggtggtaaaatctgtttatcttctcccTTATTATATCTTTTAGGTTTCATGTTGTTTAGAAAAGACCTTCCCACACCGAAGGTATAAAAATATCCTATATTTTCCTCagtaattctgtaatttttttgttttttctctctagaGCTAATTTTTGTGGAAACTGTGAGGTAGAGAACTCTTACTTTAATAGATAGGCAGTTATCTTAAAGTACTCTTTATTAAATAGTCCATCTTTTTCCCACTTAAAATACTCCTTGGGTCCTGTACCAAATCCCCTCACACCTGGGTCTGATGCTAGGCTCTCCCTTTGGGTCCAGCAGTCTGATCCCACTCCAGGTCACTCTGACTGAACTCATGGTCGGTCGAGTGTCCCCTGGGAAATCTCGTAGGACAAGTGTCTTTTACCCACCTGAGCACCACCGTCCCAGACTCACCGTCATTCAGAATTTTCTTGGTATTCTCACACATTTACTCTTCCAAATGAACGTCGGAACCCATTAAATTCCAAAAAGTATCCAATCTCACTGGAATACATTGAATTTATGAGCTGATCTGGAGAGAACCAGAATCTTTATAGAAACGTGATGTGCCTTGTTTGCTCGGTTAAGGTCTTCAGCTGATCCTGTTGGATTGTACAGGCCGGGCGTTCTGTAACCCTCCCTCATCTCTCTTATCTGCCACACTGCAGGGGTTTAGTAGTGCCAGAACACAGCTGAATAATAGTATGTCCTTGACTAATTTCTGACTTTACTGGGAATGCcggtggtatatgactctttagAAGGCCACTGACTGTTGGTTTCAGATAGAGACACCTTTATCTAGGGTAGGATGTTTCTTTGTAATCTTAACTTACTAAGAGCTTAATAAGGGATAGATTTTCAATTTTACCGAATATCGTTTCAGCATCTCTAGAGACGatcataaatttttttctaatagtcGCAGCTGCAGGGAAGGCTAATGAGCAGCCACGGTGCCTCCTAACTTAGTGTGCATCTCCCTAGTCCCCGCACCAGGAAGTGATACTTCTGTGGAAGGATGCCCAAGGCGAAGCTTCAGGGCTGACTGTGGGAATGATGACGAAAGCTTTCTCGAGTTGCCCACCGCAAGCTGGAGGCTTCACTTTCTTTCCAGGGAGAGGAAATATGCCCGATCAAACGCCCCCATGATGGGAAGCAGTTCTTCGGGACAGTGGTGTACAGAGTGCAGGAACCAAAGAGGAGTCAAGTAGGGTGGCCTCTGCCACCGTTCCACAAATCAACACACAGACCAAGTGCCCAGTCTGAGATGAGGTTTTGGTACCTGAAGTGTCCCATGAGCTCCGGTCATGACAGTCTTCACGAGTCCTTCCTGCCACACTGCAGCGCCTGGCCAGGGCGTGAGGGTCAGGGAGCACTAAGAGTGGAGCCGTCACAGAAAGCAGCGATTCCTGCTACTCCTCTACCCCACTGCTAACTCGcggtccccagccccctcctcctggcAGCGCTCTGTTCCTACCTGTCACACCAGGACATGTAGCCCTTACACAACCACAGGACTCCCCGAGAGCCAGCTCTTGACTACTGTGACCCTGATGCTGGGCTATTACCCACTCAGGCTCCCCTGCTTCTCCTCCATCCCATTCAGGGGAAAGGATGGGTGCTTGAGCCTGCACCCAACTAGGTGGACACGCACAACCCAAAGCAGAGGCTGGCACCGCCCACTCTGACCAAGGGCCTTCTCTCCTACAACTCACTGGCGCCTGCCCTAACCACCCAACGCTGGGCTGTGGGTTGCCCCTTAACACAGAAGCAACgataaagagaaaatgagggCAGAGCCCAGTCTGTCACAGTTCTGAGAGGTAGATCAGGACAGGAGACCCAGGGTGGCATGTCCAACCCGATCTTATGTGAAAAGGCCGTCTCTGTGGATGAACTTTCTCTTCAGGCCACAAGAAGCCTTAGCCCAGGCGGAGGCGAAAGGTGGCGATCTCCATGGGCTCCAAATAGATGTCAGTGCTGTTGGAGGGCGAGGCCAGGGGGTACAGCAATGTCAAGGAGGTTGGCTGCAGGAAAACCACATCCAAGCCACGGAAGAGGCTCCCCAGGGCCAcctgtggggaggagagaaggcgCAGGGCAGTGCTGGGGGCTGACACACCAGATGCTGCTGCTCTTCCTCTATATAACTTGTATGAATCTCACAGAAGCTATGGGCCTCTCCGCAGCAAGGTGCCTACATACACAGGTGAGCCTGTGCAACCTT
Above is a genomic segment from Tursiops truncatus isolate mTurTru1 chromosome 2, mTurTru1.mat.Y, whole genome shotgun sequence containing:
- the HDDC3 gene encoding guanosine-3',5'-bis(diphosphate) 3'-pyrophosphohydrolase MESH1 → MGSEAAQLLEAADFAARKHQWQRRKDPEGTPYINHPIGVARILTHEAGISDIVVLQAALLHDTVEDTDTTLDEVELHFGAQVRRLVEEVTDDKTLPKLERKRLQVEQAPHSSPGAKLVKLADKLYNLRDLNRCTPEGWSEHRVQEYFEWAAQVVKGLQGTNQQLEDALKQLFKERGLTL